The Oscillospiraceae bacterium genome includes a region encoding these proteins:
- the uvrB gene encoding excinuclease ABC subunit UvrB — protein MKLEKPFRIASHMKPKGDQPQAIEKLSEGILQNDKYQTLLGVTGSGKTFTIANVIQKVQKPTLVLAHNKTLAAQLCSEFKEFFPDNAVEFFVSYYDYYQPEAYLPGTDTFIEKDSQINDEIDKLRHAATTALFERTDVIIVASVSCIYGLGDPEDYTDLCVSLRRGMEKDRDEVVRKLIEIQYERNHIDFHRGCFRLNGDVLDIFPSNSNEMVLRVEFFGDEVERLTEINPLTGEILGERDHIFVFPASHYATSFDKMKRAIKTIEEELQERIAFFDEKERWIEKQRITERTNYDLEMMGEIGFCKGIENYSRHISGREPGSAPYTLLDYFPDDFLLVVDESHVTLPQVRGMYAGDRARKTSLVDYGFRLPSAYDNRPLNFDEFIERINQAIFVSATPADYEREHSTRIVEQVIRPTGLLDPEIFVKPTTGQIDDLLSEINIRTAKNERVLVTTLTKRMAEDLTDYFTEAGVRVRYLHSDIDTMERMEIIRDLRMGEFDVLVGINLLREGLDLPEVSLVAILDADKEGFLRSETSLIQTIGRAARNAEGTVIMYADTLTDSMENAIRETNRRRDIQKAYNEANGIVPVTIKKDIRAVIEATKKAEIPSKKGKTKKPLDDGYIETEILRLTEEMNKAAKNLDFEKAAELRDKIKAMRD, from the coding sequence ATGAAATTGGAAAAACCGTTCCGCATAGCGTCTCATATGAAACCAAAGGGAGACCAACCCCAAGCCATTGAAAAATTAAGTGAGGGCATTTTGCAAAATGACAAATACCAGACTTTGCTTGGTGTAACAGGTTCAGGAAAAACCTTTACCATTGCCAATGTGATCCAAAAGGTGCAAAAACCAACATTGGTTCTGGCTCATAACAAAACTTTAGCCGCTCAGCTTTGTAGTGAATTTAAAGAATTTTTCCCGGATAATGCGGTGGAATTTTTCGTTTCCTATTATGATTATTATCAACCGGAAGCATATCTTCCCGGCACCGACACTTTCATTGAAAAAGATTCTCAGATTAACGACGAAATTGATAAACTCCGTCACGCTGCCACCACTGCTCTGTTTGAGAGAACAGACGTGATCATCGTGGCATCGGTTTCTTGTATCTACGGCTTGGGTGACCCGGAGGATTACACCGATTTATGTGTGTCTCTCCGCCGTGGGATGGAAAAAGACCGTGACGAAGTGGTAAGAAAACTCATTGAAATTCAGTATGAAAGAAATCACATCGACTTTCACAGAGGATGTTTCCGACTAAACGGCGATGTACTGGATATTTTCCCCTCCAACTCCAACGAAATGGTGCTAAGAGTAGAATTTTTCGGAGACGAGGTGGAGCGTTTAACCGAAATCAACCCCTTAACAGGAGAAATTTTGGGAGAAAGAGACCACATTTTTGTGTTCCCTGCTTCTCACTATGCCACCTCTTTTGATAAGATGAAACGTGCCATTAAAACCATCGAAGAAGAATTGCAAGAGAGAATCGCTTTCTTTGACGAAAAAGAAAGATGGATAGAAAAACAACGTATCACCGAGCGCACCAATTACGATCTGGAAATGATGGGTGAAATCGGTTTTTGTAAAGGGATTGAAAACTATTCCCGCCATATCAGTGGCAGAGAACCCGGCAGTGCTCCCTACACACTGTTAGACTATTTCCCCGACGATTTCTTATTGGTGGTGGACGAATCCCACGTAACACTTCCTCAGGTAAGAGGAATGTATGCAGGAGACAGAGCCCGAAAAACCTCTTTGGTGGACTACGGCTTCCGTTTGCCCTCGGCATACGATAACCGTCCCTTGAACTTTGACGAATTTATAGAGCGTATCAATCAGGCAATTTTTGTTTCCGCAACTCCTGCGGATTACGAACGGGAACACTCCACTCGGATTGTGGAACAGGTGATTCGTCCCACAGGACTGTTGGACCCCGAAATTTTCGTGAAACCCACCACGGGGCAAATTGACGATTTATTATCCGAAATCAACATCCGCACCGCCAAAAACGAACGTGTGCTGGTAACGACCCTGACCAAACGAATGGCAGAAGATTTAACCGACTATTTCACCGAGGCAGGTGTTCGTGTGCGGTATCTTCATTCGGATATTGACACCATGGAACGTATGGAAATCATCCGTGATTTAAGAATGGGTGAATTCGATGTGCTGGTAGGCATTAACCTGCTCCGTGAGGGGTTGGACTTACCTGAAGTATCCTTAGTTGCCATTTTGGATGCGGACAAAGAGGGCTTCCTGCGAAGCGAAACGTCCCTCATTCAAACCATTGGTCGTGCGGCAAGAAACGCAGAGGGAACAGTCATTATGTACGCCGATACCCTGACCGATTCTATGGAAAATGCCATCCGTGAAACCAACCGCCGCCGTGACATTCAGAAAGCCTATAATGAGGCAAACGGCATTGTGCCAGTAACTATCAAAAAAGACATCCGTGCGGTGATTGAAGCAACCAAAAAAGCAGAAATTCCGTCGAAAAAAGGAAAAACGAAGAAACCGCTGGATGACGGTTATATAGAAACCGAAATTCTCCGCTTAACCGAAGAAATGAACAAAGCCGCTAAGAATCTGGACTTTGAAAAGGCAGCAGAACTGCGAGATAAGATAAAAGCAATGCGAGATTAA
- the uvrA gene encoding excinuclease ABC subunit UvrA, with translation MRDTIYIKGAKEHNLKNIDLKIPRDKLVVFTGVSGSGKSSLAFDTIYAEGQRRYVESLSSYARMFLGQMDKPSADLIEGLSPAISIDQKTTSKNPRSTVGTVTEIYDYLRLLYARIGIPHCPKCGKEIHKQTIDQIVDKILKLPEKTRIVILSPVIRGKKGEHQKTFEKAKKSGFIRVRVDGNQYDLSEEIKLDKNIKHTVEIVVDRMAVKEDIRSRLTDSLETAVGLTDGLVTILEHDTGKENTYSLNYSCPDCDISVEELSPRAFSFNNPFGACPECGGIGHLMKVDPALVIDPDKSILDGAIRGSGWYAADKSDSVAYTLLEAVCKHYGYSMVKPIGKQDPAFLQMLLYGNGGEKLKIEYQRRGNSGTYYSDFEGVITNLERRYRETSSSWMRSEIESFMSQKPCHVCKGARLKQESLGVTVGGINIYEMCQKPVKELVLFFDELTLSEKQKNIAERLLKEIKERLGFLDKVGLNYLTLSRSAGSLSGGEAQRIRLATQIGSYLMGVLYILDEPSIGLHQRDNEKLIETLIRLRDVGNSVLVVEHDEDTIRAADYVFDFGPGAGIHGGYITAEGTPEEIMKSKTSLTGDYLSGRKQIPVPKERREGNGNFLVIKNARQNNLKGIDVSIPLGCMTIVTGVSGSGKSSLINQILYQELFHHLNGGKSRGGLHDSIEGMEHLDKVIAIDQSPIGRTPRSNPATYTGVFSLIRDLFASTNDAKMKGYGPGRFSFNVKGGRCEACEGDGIVKIEMHFLPDVYVPCDVCKGKRYNRETLEVRYKGKNIHEVLDMTVEEGLLFFENIPSIKRKLQLLYDVGLSYIKLGQPSTTLSGGEAQRVKLATELSKRPTGKTIYILDEPTTGLHFDDVKKLIDVLNRLCDSGNTIVIIEHNLDVIKVGDYLIDMGPEGGDEGGTVVATGTPEEVSKVEASHTGRFLKEKL, from the coding sequence ATGCGTGACACGATTTACATTAAAGGTGCAAAGGAGCACAACCTAAAAAATATTGATTTAAAAATTCCCAGAGACAAATTGGTGGTCTTTACGGGGGTATCGGGCTCGGGAAAATCGTCCCTTGCTTTTGATACCATCTATGCAGAGGGGCAGCGGCGTTATGTGGAGTCCCTTTCTTCGTATGCCAGAATGTTTTTGGGGCAGATGGATAAGCCTTCGGCAGATTTGATTGAGGGGTTGTCTCCTGCCATTTCCATTGACCAGAAGACAACATCTAAAAATCCCCGCTCCACTGTGGGTACGGTGACGGAAATTTACGATTATTTAAGACTTTTATATGCAAGAATCGGGATTCCCCATTGTCCCAAATGCGGCAAGGAAATTCACAAGCAGACCATTGATCAGATTGTGGATAAAATTCTAAAACTCCCCGAAAAAACAAGAATTGTGATTTTATCTCCCGTTATCCGAGGCAAAAAAGGGGAACATCAGAAAACCTTTGAAAAAGCCAAGAAAAGCGGTTTTATCCGTGTGCGGGTGGATGGAAACCAATATGATTTATCCGAAGAAATTAAGCTGGATAAAAATATCAAACACACTGTGGAAATCGTGGTGGACCGTATGGCGGTGAAAGAGGATATCCGCTCCCGCTTAACCGATTCTTTGGAAACTGCTGTTGGCTTAACAGACGGTCTGGTTACTATTTTGGAACACGACACGGGCAAGGAAAACACCTACAGTTTAAATTATTCCTGTCCCGACTGCGATATTTCGGTGGAAGAATTATCTCCCCGTGCCTTTTCCTTTAACAATCCTTTTGGTGCCTGCCCTGAATGTGGGGGTATCGGGCATCTGATGAAGGTGGATCCTGCCTTGGTGATTGATCCCGATAAGTCTATTTTAGACGGTGCCATCCGTGGCAGCGGTTGGTATGCGGCAGACAAGTCCGACAGTGTGGCATACACCTTATTGGAAGCGGTTTGCAAACATTACGGCTACTCCATGGTGAAACCTATCGGCAAACAAGACCCCGCCTTTTTGCAGATGTTACTATATGGAAATGGCGGTGAAAAACTGAAAATCGAATACCAGCGCCGTGGTAACTCAGGAACCTATTACAGTGATTTTGAGGGTGTTATTACCAACCTGGAGCGTCGGTATCGGGAAACTTCTTCCTCCTGGATGAGAAGCGAAATTGAATCCTTTATGAGTCAAAAACCCTGCCACGTTTGTAAGGGTGCAAGACTGAAGCAGGAAAGCCTGGGGGTAACGGTTGGCGGTATCAACATCTATGAAATGTGCCAAAAGCCCGTGAAAGAGCTTGTTTTGTTCTTTGATGAACTTACTTTAAGCGAAAAACAAAAAAATATTGCAGAACGTCTCTTAAAAGAAATCAAAGAGCGTCTTGGTTTTTTAGATAAAGTAGGTTTAAATTATCTTACTTTGTCTCGCTCTGCAGGTTCCCTGTCAGGCGGGGAAGCACAGAGAATCCGTCTTGCCACTCAGATTGGTTCCTATCTGATGGGCGTATTATACATTTTGGATGAACCCAGTATCGGGCTCCACCAAAGAGACAACGAAAAGTTGATTGAAACCCTCATTCGTCTTCGTGATGTGGGCAATTCCGTCTTGGTGGTGGAACACGACGAAGACACCATCCGTGCTGCAGACTATGTGTTTGACTTCGGTCCCGGTGCGGGGATTCACGGTGGCTACATCACCGCAGAGGGGACTCCCGAAGAAATTATGAAGTCCAAAACCTCCTTGACGGGAGACTATTTATCAGGAAGAAAACAGATTCCCGTACCCAAAGAACGTCGGGAAGGAAACGGCAATTTTTTGGTGATTAAAAACGCCAGACAGAACAATTTAAAAGGAATTGATGTATCTATCCCCTTAGGTTGTATGACCATTGTGACAGGGGTATCCGGTTCAGGAAAATCATCTCTTATCAATCAGATTTTATATCAGGAATTATTCCATCACCTAAACGGCGGAAAGAGCCGTGGCGGTTTGCACGATTCCATTGAAGGTATGGAGCATCTGGACAAAGTCATCGCCATTGACCAGTCTCCCATCGGCAGAACACCCCGTTCCAATCCTGCCACCTACACAGGCGTGTTTTCTCTGATTCGTGACTTATTTGCATCCACCAATGACGCCAAAATGAAAGGCTACGGACCGGGACGATTCAGCTTTAACGTGAAGGGCGGACGTTGCGAAGCCTGCGAGGGTGACGGTATTGTAAAAATTGAAATGCACTTTTTACCCGATGTGTATGTGCCTTGCGACGTGTGTAAGGGCAAGCGCTACAACCGTGAAACCTTAGAAGTGCGTTACAAAGGCAAAAACATTCACGAAGTTTTAGATATGACCGTGGAAGAAGGTCTTTTGTTCTTCGAAAACATCCCTTCTATCAAGCGGAAACTGCAGTTATTATATGATGTGGGGCTTTCCTACATTAAGTTAGGGCAACCCTCCACCACCTTATCGGGCGGGGAAGCACAGCGTGTGAAACTTGCCACCGAGCTTTCCAAACGTCCCACAGGAAAAACCATCTATATTCTGGACGAACCCACCACAGGTCTTCATTTTGACGACGTGAAAAAGTTGATTGATGTGTTAAACCGTTTGTGTGATAGCGGAAACACCATTGTGATTATCGAGCATAACTTAGACGTGATTAAAGTGGGGGACTATCTCATTGATATGGGTCCCGAAGGGGGCGACGAAGGTGGTACCGTGGTGGCAACGGGTACTCCCGAAGAGGTTAGTAAAGTAGAAGCATCCCATACAGGACGGTTTTTGAAAGAGAAATTGTAG
- a CDS encoding chromosome condensation regulator, translating into MAQITCRKCGKTFEAAVSDIKKIHCLHCGALIKPRTAANQQKKKKKYLWLYLIAGILYAIAAVLIITAKPWEKDIVAIAAGSSHTVALKPDGTVLAVGSNKDGECNVQNWTDIVAIDAGWFLTVGLKSDGTVVAVGDNAYGQCNVDDWTDIVAISAGYGHIVGLKSDGTVVAVGGIESGECDVKNWSNIVAISAGYVHTVGLKSDGTVVAVGTNSNGQCNVEDWTDIEAISAGRYHTVGLKSDGTVVAVGTNSNGQCNIEDWTDIEAISAGRYHTVGLKSDGTVVAVSGTAYGECDVEDWSDIVAISAGQVHTVGLKSDGTVVAIGDNVYGQCDVQDWNS; encoded by the coding sequence ATGGCACAGATTACCTGCAGAAAATGCGGTAAAACTTTTGAAGCAGCAGTCAGTGATATTAAAAAAATACACTGTTTGCATTGTGGTGCTCTGATTAAACCAAGAACTGCTGCCAATCAGCAAAAAAAGAAAAAGAAATATCTGTGGCTGTACCTGATTGCAGGAATTTTGTATGCCATTGCCGCGGTTTTAATCATTACGGCAAAACCTTGGGAGAAAGATATTGTTGCAATTGCCGCAGGCTCTTCCCACACAGTAGCTCTAAAACCGGATGGCACCGTTCTTGCTGTGGGTAGTAACAAGGACGGTGAGTGTAATGTACAAAACTGGACAGACATTGTTGCGATTGACGCAGGTTGGTTCCTCACAGTAGGACTAAAATCAGACGGCACTGTGGTTGCTGTTGGCGATAATGCATACGGACAGTGCAATGTGGACGATTGGACAGATATTGTAGCAATTTCTGCAGGTTATGGCCACATAGTAGGACTAAAATCAGATGGCACTGTTGTCGCTGTGGGCGGAATCGAATCCGGAGAGTGTGATGTGAAGAACTGGTCTAATATTGTGGCGATTTCTGCAGGTTATGTCCACACAGTTGGGCTAAAATCTGATGGCACTGTGGTTGCTGTTGGAACAAACAGTAACGGACAGTGCAATGTAGAAGATTGGACAGATATTGAAGCAATTTCCGCAGGTCGTTACCACACAGTTGGGCTAAAATCTGATGGCACTGTGGTTGCTGTTGGAACAAACAGTAACGGACAGTGCAATATAGAAGATTGGACAGATATTGAAGCAATTTCCGCAGGTCGTTACCACACAGTTGGGCTAAAATCTGATGGCACCGTTGTTGCTGTGAGCGGAACCGCCTACGGAGAGTGTGATGTGGAGGACTGGTCTGATATTGTTGCGATATCTGCAGGGCAAGTCCACACAGTCGGACTAAAATCAGACGGAACCGTAGTTGCCATTGGTGATAATGTTTACGGGCAATGCGACGTACAAGATTGGAACAGCTAA
- the cysK gene encoding cysteine synthase A — protein sequence MIYNTVLDAIGNTPLIRLNRMVEEDSAEVLVKFEGLNVGGSIKTRTAYNMILDAEEKGLINENTIIVEPTSGNQGIGLALVGAVRGYKTKIIMPDSVSEERRKLVKHYGAEVILVHDAGNIGDCIDECLKTALRMQAEDPNVFVPQQFENPANVEIQRKRTGVEILEQVDGPIHGFCSGIGTGGTITGIGETLKEKNPDMTIWAVEPEDAAILSGGSIGTHLQMGIGDGLIPAILNQNIYDDICIVKDEEAIQTSKDLAAKEGIMCGISSGTNVAAAIKLAKKLGKGKTVVTVLPDTAERYFSTPLFDE from the coding sequence ATGATATATAACACTGTGTTAGATGCTATCGGCAATACTCCCTTAATCCGCCTCAATCGGATGGTGGAGGAAGATTCTGCCGAAGTATTGGTGAAATTTGAGGGTTTAAATGTGGGTGGTTCCATCAAAACCCGTACCGCCTACAATATGATTTTGGATGCGGAAGAAAAGGGCCTTATCAATGAGAACACCATTATCGTGGAACCCACCAGCGGTAATCAGGGCATCGGTCTTGCTTTGGTTGGCGCCGTAAGAGGTTACAAAACCAAAATTATTATGCCTGATTCTGTCAGCGAAGAACGCAGAAAGTTAGTGAAGCACTACGGTGCCGAAGTGATTCTGGTTCACGATGCAGGCAACATTGGGGACTGTATTGACGAATGTTTAAAAACCGCACTTCGTATGCAGGCAGAAGACCCCAACGTGTTTGTTCCCCAGCAGTTTGAAAATCCCGCCAACGTGGAAATTCAGAGAAAACGCACCGGCGTTGAAATTTTAGAGCAGGTAGATGGTCCCATTCACGGATTCTGCTCAGGAATCGGTACCGGCGGCACCATCACGGGTATCGGCGAAACCCTAAAAGAGAAGAATCCTGATATGACTATCTGGGCGGTAGAACCCGAAGATGCGGCAATTTTGTCCGGCGGTTCCATCGGTACTCATTTGCAGATGGGCATTGGTGACGGCTTAATTCCCGCTATTTTAAATCAGAATATTTACGATGATATTTGCATCGTAAAGGATGAAGAAGCCATTCAGACCTCCAAAGACCTTGCCGCAAAGGAAGGAATCATGTGCGGTATTTCTTCGGGAACCAATGTGGCGGCGGCAATCAAGCTGGCGAAAAAGCTGGGCAAAGGCAAAACGGTAGTCACCGTATTACCCGATACCGCAGAACGCTATTTTTCCACCCCCTTATTTGACGAATAA
- a CDS encoding trimeric intracellular cation channel family protein → MTDFIKWMEIAGTVAFAISGALVAIGANLDMFGVVFVACITAVGGGITRDLLLGIHPPFIFQNYDWCLLAMAVAVIVFVFAYFNRKHFEKFRHRIESINNIFDALGLAAFTVTGAEVAYTQGFGENGFIVVAIGMITAVGGGVFRDIIINTTPYIFKKHIYALASIFGSILYYICRKAVLAEAWTVTLAVTLVITIRLLATKYHWSLPKIHIEE, encoded by the coding sequence ATGACTGATTTTATAAAATGGATGGAAATTGCAGGAACCGTTGCCTTTGCCATTTCGGGGGCATTGGTTGCCATTGGTGCCAATCTGGATATGTTCGGCGTGGTGTTTGTGGCGTGCATCACTGCGGTGGGTGGCGGAATTACCCGTGATTTGCTTTTGGGAATTCATCCCCCGTTTATTTTCCAGAATTATGATTGGTGCCTGCTTGCCATGGCAGTGGCTGTGATTGTGTTTGTATTTGCTTATTTTAATCGCAAACACTTTGAGAAGTTCCGCCATCGGATTGAAAGCATCAATAATATTTTTGATGCACTGGGACTTGCCGCCTTCACCGTGACCGGTGCCGAAGTGGCATACACCCAAGGCTTCGGAGAAAACGGCTTTATCGTGGTGGCAATCGGGATGATTACTGCGGTAGGTGGCGGCGTTTTTCGAGATATTATCATCAATACCACCCCCTATATATTTAAAAAACATATCTACGCTCTGGCAAGTATTTTTGGAAGTATCCTCTACTATATTTGCCGAAAAGCTGTTCTGGCGGAAGCGTGGACGGTTACCCTTGCGGTGACGCTTGTCATAACCATCCGTCTGCTTGCCACCAAATACCATTGGAGTTTACCCAAAATTCATATTGAAGAATGA
- a CDS encoding cation transporter yields MKNKGKESKKMFLAFLLNLFFSVFELVGSFVTGSVAIASDALHDFGDAVTIGIACFLEKKSNRQPDEVYTYGYRRYSVVAGLFGSLVLLVGSAVVMVHAVERLLVPQQIHSHAMILFAVIGVVINFCAAYVTHGGDSVNQKAVNLHMMEDVLGWIAVLVGAVVIKLTGFMLIDPLLSIGVAVFVIVNAARNLRNALHILLEKAPDEISVMQIRNLLLNTPSVTEVHHIHLWTMDGQQHFVTMHLVTEEEPFLIKKRVKELLYQKGIFHVTLELETSNEHCHESTCTIAPEITCHHHHHH; encoded by the coding sequence ATGAAAAATAAGGGGAAAGAAAGCAAAAAAATGTTTTTGGCTTTCCTTTTGAATCTATTTTTTTCGGTATTTGAGCTGGTAGGCAGTTTTGTAACAGGCAGTGTGGCAATTGCCTCAGACGCTCTGCACGATTTCGGGGATGCCGTCACCATCGGGATTGCCTGTTTTCTGGAGAAGAAAAGTAACCGTCAGCCTGATGAGGTCTATACCTACGGATACCGCCGTTATTCGGTGGTGGCAGGTCTCTTTGGCAGTTTGGTATTATTGGTGGGGTCTGCGGTTGTGATGGTTCACGCTGTAGAGCGATTGCTTGTTCCCCAGCAGATTCACAGTCATGCGATGATTCTCTTTGCTGTGATTGGGGTTGTTATCAATTTTTGTGCTGCCTATGTCACCCATGGTGGGGATTCGGTGAATCAAAAAGCGGTAAATCTGCATATGATGGAAGATGTCTTGGGATGGATTGCGGTTTTAGTGGGTGCCGTGGTAATAAAACTAACGGGTTTTATGTTGATTGACCCGTTATTGTCCATTGGGGTAGCAGTATTTGTGATTGTCAATGCTGCAAGAAATCTAAGAAACGCCTTGCACATTTTGTTGGAAAAAGCTCCCGATGAAATCAGCGTTATGCAAATTCGGAATTTGCTTTTGAATACCCCCAGTGTCACAGAGGTGCATCACATTCATCTTTGGACGATGGACGGACAGCAACATTTTGTAACCATGCATCTTGTTACCGAGGAAGAACCCTTTTTAATCAAGAAAAGGGTGAAAGAACTGTTGTATCAAAAAGGAATTTTTCACGTCACGCTGGAACTGGAAACTTCCAACGAACATTGTCACGAATCCACTTGTACGATTGCTCCCGAAATAACTTGTCATCATCACCATCACCATTAA
- a CDS encoding TetR/AcrR family transcriptional regulator — MDRRQKKTRAAIFQAFTELLAQKSFAKMTVEEIITRADVGRATFYAHFETKEYLLKEFCHELFCHIFDTVSQTPSNHQHIFSCEGNDSVFLHLIKHLENNDNHILKLFSGQNQELFSGYFKENLFELVKANLSLFSHRKNDALPRDLWISHITATFVETLNWWMKNGRKESAETVADYFYRLV, encoded by the coding sequence ATGGACAGACGACAGAAAAAAACAAGAGCCGCTATTTTTCAAGCCTTTACGGAACTATTAGCCCAAAAAAGCTTTGCCAAAATGACGGTAGAAGAAATTATCACCCGTGCCGACGTGGGACGTGCCACCTTTTATGCCCATTTTGAGACCAAAGAATATCTGCTAAAGGAGTTTTGCCACGAATTATTTTGTCATATTTTTGATACCGTTTCCCAAACACCGTCCAACCATCAGCATATCTTTTCCTGCGAGGGAAACGATTCGGTGTTTTTACATCTGATAAAACACCTTGAAAACAACGATAACCACATTTTAAAACTGTTTTCAGGACAGAATCAGGAGCTGTTCTCAGGATATTTCAAGGAAAATCTTTTTGAGCTTGTGAAAGCCAATCTTTCTTTATTTTCCCATCGAAAAAACGATGCTTTACCACGGGATTTATGGATTTCGCACATTACTGCAACCTTTGTAGAAACGCTCAACTGGTGGATGAAAAACGGCAGAAAGGAATCTGCCGAAACCGTGGCGGACTATTTTTATCGGTTGGTATAA
- a CDS encoding DMT family transporter, with protein MNYQNKLKGNLILLLTAFIWGVSFIAQSVGVETISPIAFNGIRSVLGGLVLLPVIFCLDRSKKKKGIAVQKPDKTLLIGGIICGICLCVASTLQTIGMVYTSPGKSGFLTALYMVIVPILGLFMGKRPRPVILVSVLIALSGLYLMCIDGSLAINFGDVLTIFCAVVFAFHILAIDKFSPKVDGVKLACLQFFVCGFLNIIAMVFLNQTPTFSQVVSLWASIGYSGVLSCGVAYTLQIVGQKYTDPTSASILMSLESVFATLTTVILVACGWNLTGGQLSPRELWGCVLMFGAILLVQLPEKSKK; from the coding sequence ATGAATTATCAAAACAAATTGAAGGGAAATCTGATTCTTCTGCTCACCGCTTTCATCTGGGGCGTATCCTTTATTGCCCAGTCGGTTGGGGTGGAGACCATTTCTCCCATAGCGTTTAACGGCATCCGAAGCGTATTGGGCGGATTGGTGTTACTCCCTGTGATATTCTGTTTAGACCGTTCCAAGAAGAAAAAGGGAATTGCCGTGCAAAAACCGGATAAGACCTTACTGATAGGCGGAATCATCTGCGGGATATGTCTATGTGTGGCAAGCACGTTGCAAACCATTGGTATGGTATACACCAGCCCCGGAAAATCCGGTTTTTTAACAGCGCTCTACATGGTAATTGTACCGATTTTAGGACTCTTTATGGGAAAACGCCCCCGTCCTGTTATTTTGGTATCGGTTCTCATCGCATTATCAGGACTTTATTTAATGTGTATAGACGGCTCGCTAGCCATCAACTTCGGTGATGTGCTGACCATCTTTTGTGCGGTAGTGTTTGCATTTCACATCCTTGCCATCGACAAATTTTCCCCCAAGGTGGACGGTGTAAAACTGGCTTGCCTGCAGTTTTTTGTGTGCGGTTTTCTCAATATCATCGCGATGGTATTTTTAAACCAAACACCCACCTTCTCTCAGGTGGTTTCCCTGTGGGCATCCATCGGTTATTCGGGGGTTTTATCCTGCGGTGTGGCATACACCTTGCAGATTGTGGGGCAAAAGTATACCGACCCCACCTCCGCCTCCATTTTAATGAGCTTAGAATCGGTATTCGCCACTTTGACCACTGTCATCTTAGTGGCTTGCGGATGGAATCTGACCGGCGGACAGTTATCTCCCCGTGAACTTTGGGGATGCGTACTGATGTTTGGTGCCATTTTACTGGTGCAATTACCCGAAAAATCCAAGAAATAA